A genome region from Pseudomonas pergaminensis includes the following:
- a CDS encoding Na+/H+ antiporter family protein, producing the protein MNAVIAAVGTMLVLSLSRVHVVIAIIVGALVGGLSGGLGIEATLKAFNGGLGGGATVALSYALLGAFAVAIAKSGLAHALADKALLLVDRQEATGGSHVKWLLIGLLWVVAIASQNILPIHIAFIPLLVPPLLYVLTKLQLDRRLIACVMTFGLITPYMFLPVGFGNIFLNQILLANVAKSGVDISQVNVTHAMSLPALGMVVGLLVAVFISYRKKRVYDLEKIERVEQVAVQYNPLTLLVAGLAIASAFIIQLWLDSMIIGALAGFLIFSVSGIVRWRDTDDLFTEGMKMMAMIGFIMIASSGFAEVLKATGDVRSLVETSAAFIGHSRGVGALLMLLVGLLVTMGIGSSFSTVPILAAIFVPLCVQLGFSPLAIVCIVGTAGALGDAGSPASDSTLGPTSGLNIDGQHHHIWDTVVPTFLHYNLPLLAFGWLAAMTL; encoded by the coding sequence ATTAACGCAGTCATTGCCGCGGTCGGCACCATGCTGGTGCTGAGCCTGTCCCGCGTGCATGTGGTCATCGCCATCATCGTCGGCGCCCTGGTGGGCGGCCTTAGCGGTGGCCTGGGTATCGAGGCCACGCTCAAAGCCTTCAACGGCGGCTTGGGCGGGGGGGCGACGGTGGCGTTGTCCTACGCCTTGCTCGGCGCGTTCGCCGTGGCGATTGCCAAGTCCGGCCTGGCCCACGCGCTGGCCGATAAGGCCCTGCTGCTGGTGGACCGCCAGGAAGCCACTGGCGGCAGCCACGTCAAATGGCTGCTGATCGGCCTGCTGTGGGTGGTCGCGATTGCTTCGCAGAACATCCTGCCGATCCATATCGCGTTCATTCCGTTGCTGGTGCCGCCGCTGCTGTACGTGCTGACCAAGCTGCAACTGGACCGCCGCCTGATCGCCTGCGTGATGACCTTCGGCCTGATCACGCCGTACATGTTCCTGCCGGTGGGCTTCGGCAATATCTTCCTCAACCAGATCCTGTTGGCCAACGTGGCCAAGAGCGGCGTGGACATCAGCCAGGTCAACGTCACCCACGCCATGAGCCTGCCGGCGCTGGGCATGGTGGTCGGCCTGCTGGTGGCGGTCTTTATCAGCTACCGCAAGAAACGCGTGTACGACTTGGAGAAAATCGAGCGGGTCGAACAGGTGGCCGTGCAGTACAACCCGCTGACCCTGCTGGTGGCCGGCCTGGCGATTGCCTCCGCGTTCATCATTCAGTTGTGGTTGGACTCGATGATCATCGGCGCCCTGGCCGGGTTCCTGATCTTCTCGGTGTCGGGCATCGTGCGCTGGCGCGACACCGACGACCTGTTCACAGAAGGCATGAAGATGATGGCGATGATCGGCTTCATCATGATCGCCTCGTCAGGGTTTGCCGAAGTGCTCAAGGCCACCGGCGATGTGCGCTCGCTGGTGGAAACCTCGGCGGCCTTTATCGGCCATAGCCGTGGGGTAGGGGCGCTGCTGATGCTGTTGGTGGGGCTGCTGGTGACCATGGGCATCGGCTCATCGTTTTCCACGGTGCCGATCCTGGCCGCGATCTTTGTGCCGCTGTGTGTGCAACTGGGCTTCAGCCCGCTGGCCATTGTGTGCATCGTCGGCACGGCCGGTGCCTTGGGCGACGCCGGCTCGCCCGCCTCGGACTCGACCCTTGGTCCAACCTCCGGCCTGAATATCGACGGCCAGCACCACCATATCTGGGACACCGTGGTACCGACGTTCCTGCATTACAACCTCCCGCTGCTGGCATTCGGCTGGCTGGCCGCCATGACCCTCTGA
- a CDS encoding methyl-accepting chemotaxis protein, with amino-acid sequence MERQRHETDQVATAINQMSSAAQEVARSAQGASVAAQQTDAEGQAAKRVVDGSIAQIHALVNDIRSSGVSLDSLQQDVSSIVSVLSVIRSIAEQTNLLALNAAIEAARAGEAGRGFAVVADEVRALASRTQTSTQEIQGMIDRLQKGTEAAVDAMRRSSDAGDGTSAQANEAGASLDTMAQLIGTINSMNAQIASAAEEQTAVAEEINRSVHQIAVAVDSVADETQLGAQTSRSLADLGQRLGQLVGQFRI; translated from the coding sequence ATGGAGCGTCAGCGCCACGAAACCGACCAGGTCGCCACCGCGATCAACCAGATGTCCTCCGCCGCCCAGGAAGTGGCGCGCAGTGCCCAAGGCGCGTCGGTGGCGGCCCAGCAAACCGACGCCGAAGGCCAGGCCGCCAAGCGCGTGGTGGACGGCAGCATCGCGCAGATCCATGCGCTGGTGAACGACATCCGCAGCAGTGGCGTGTCCCTCGACAGCTTGCAGCAGGACGTGTCCTCCATCGTCAGTGTGCTCAGCGTGATCCGCTCCATTGCCGAACAGACCAACCTGCTGGCGCTCAACGCCGCCATCGAAGCCGCGCGGGCAGGGGAGGCCGGACGTGGTTTCGCGGTAGTGGCGGATGAAGTGCGCGCCCTGGCCAGCCGCACCCAAACCAGCACCCAGGAAATCCAGGGCATGATCGACCGCCTGCAAAAAGGCACCGAAGCCGCCGTGGATGCCATGCGCCGCTCCAGCGACGCCGGCGACGGCACCTCGGCCCAGGCCAACGAAGCCGGGGCGTCCCTGGACACCATGGCGCAGTTGATCGGCACCATCAATTCGATGAACGCCCAGATCGCCAGCGCCGCCGAAGAGCAGACCGCCGTGGCCGAAGAGATCAACCGCAGCGTGCACCAGATTGCCGTGGCGGTGGACAGCGTCGCCGATGAGACCCAATTGGGTGCCCAGACCTCCCGCAGCCTGGCGGACTTGGGTCAGCGCCTGGGACAGTTGGTCGGCCAGTTCCGGATCTGA
- a CDS encoding aminotransferase class I/II-fold pyridoxal phosphate-dependent enzyme, which produces MSKAHGLLDEANVAVVHGSAFGLAPYLRIAYALDEASLRQACAAIHRSCAATR; this is translated from the coding sequence GTGTCCAAGGCACACGGCCTGCTCGACGAGGCCAATGTGGCCGTGGTGCACGGCAGCGCGTTCGGGCTGGCGCCTTACCTGCGGATCGCCTACGCCCTGGATGAGGCGTCGTTGCGCCAGGCTTGCGCGGCGATCCACAGGTCCTGCGCGGCTACCCGTTAG
- a CDS encoding DUF2790 domain-containing protein, with amino-acid sequence MNTKAIYAACLFAALNICTLSARAEAAVTAQTYNYGTHLDIKQVVSMSQDSKSTCGVVNARMTYLDSHDKTQVLDYLKFGDGCVGDN; translated from the coding sequence ATGAACACCAAAGCCATCTACGCCGCCTGCCTGTTTGCCGCCCTGAACATCTGCACCTTGTCGGCCCGCGCCGAAGCCGCCGTTACCGCTCAGACCTACAACTACGGCACGCACCTGGACATCAAGCAAGTGGTATCGATGAGCCAGGACTCCAAGTCCACCTGCGGCGTGGTGAATGCGCGCATGACCTACCTGGACTCCCACGACAAGACCCAGGTGCTGGATTACCTCAAGTTCGGCGACGGTTGCGTCGGCGATAACTGA
- a CDS encoding cytochrome c biogenesis protein DipZ, translating into MLLIAFLGGILTVLSPCILPVVPFLFAGVDRTRRSILLTLGGMVLTFALVSSLAVVSTEWVIQANNTGRHLALIVMGLFALSLISARVGGWLARPFVLLGNRIDPDSRTLSGPLKSVMIGVATGLLWAPCAGPILGVILTSAMLQGANAQTSLLLVAYGLGSALSLGALIFAGRGLVNRLKASIPVTGWLRRGAGVAVLAAAVVISTGADKTLLAGTSSEGVSSLEKGVLENVPKVVDYVVSKVKADPARDNTKGAMPSLAGAVEWLNSPELTRESLKGKVVLVDFWTYDCINCQHTLPYVKQWAKKYEKDGLVVIGVHTPEYGYERIIGNVKDQVRKLGITYPVAIDNNYAIWRNFDNQYWPAHYLIDAKGQVRYTHFGEGRYDAQEQMIQTLLNEAKAPQ; encoded by the coding sequence ATGCTACTCATCGCATTCCTGGGCGGCATCCTGACCGTCCTCAGCCCCTGTATCCTGCCGGTGGTGCCGTTTCTGTTCGCCGGCGTCGACCGCACCCGCCGTTCGATCCTGTTGACCCTCGGCGGCATGGTCCTGACCTTCGCGCTGGTGTCCAGCCTGGCGGTGGTCAGCACGGAGTGGGTGATACAGGCCAATAACACCGGCCGCCACCTGGCGCTGATCGTGATGGGGCTGTTTGCGCTGTCGCTGATCTCGGCGCGGGTCGGTGGCTGGCTGGCGCGCCCCTTCGTGTTGTTGGGCAACCGTATCGATCCTGACAGCCGCACGCTGTCCGGTCCGCTGAAGTCAGTGATGATCGGCGTCGCCACAGGCCTGCTGTGGGCGCCCTGCGCAGGGCCGATCCTGGGTGTGATCCTGACCAGCGCAATGCTGCAAGGCGCCAATGCGCAGACCAGCCTGTTGCTGGTGGCCTACGGCCTGGGCAGCGCCTTGTCCCTGGGTGCGCTGATTTTTGCCGGGCGTGGCCTGGTCAATCGACTCAAGGCCTCTATTCCAGTGACCGGTTGGCTGCGCCGTGGTGCCGGGGTGGCGGTACTGGCGGCGGCGGTGGTGATTTCCACCGGAGCGGACAAGACCCTGCTCGCCGGCACATCGTCCGAAGGGGTCAGCAGCCTGGAAAAAGGCGTGCTGGAAAACGTGCCCAAAGTGGTGGATTACGTGGTGAGCAAGGTCAAGGCCGACCCGGCGCGGGACAATACCAAGGGCGCCATGCCATCGCTGGCCGGTGCGGTCGAGTGGCTCAACTCACCCGAACTCACCCGCGAATCCTTGAAAGGTAAAGTGGTGCTGGTGGATTTTTGGACCTACGACTGCATCAACTGTCAGCACACCCTGCCGTATGTGAAGCAATGGGCGAAGAAATACGAGAAGGACGGTTTGGTGGTGATCGGCGTCCACACCCCGGAATACGGTTATGAGCGCATCATCGGCAACGTCAAGGACCAGGTGCGCAAGCTGGGTATCACCTACCCGGTGGCCATCGACAACAACTATGCGATCTGGCGCAATTTCGACAACCAGTACTGGCCCGCCCATTACCTGATCGACGCCAAGGGGCAGGTGCGTTACACCCATTTTGGCGAAGGTCGTTATGACGCGCAGGAGCAGATGATCCAGACGCTGTTGAACGAGGCCAAGGCCCCTCAGTGA
- a CDS encoding response regulator transcription factor, whose protein sequence is MYSTHPIAHARRAAPMTDTQPIVFVVDDDVSVRESLELLIRFAQWQPRLFESAQAFLSQPRADVPTCLVLDINLPDLNGLDLQAAIANERPDTPIIFITGYGDIPLTVRAMKAGAVEFLTKPFNDDVLLTAIAGALEKSRTLLDQQDQLRVLRAAYATLTPREQEVMTRVVAGHMNKVIACDLAISEITVKAHRGKAMRKMKARSLADLVKMAALLAKPLH, encoded by the coding sequence ATGTATTCGACTCACCCCATCGCCCATGCACGCAGAGCCGCGCCGATGACCGACACCCAGCCGATCGTATTCGTTGTCGATGACGATGTTTCTGTGCGCGAATCCCTGGAGCTGTTGATCCGGTTCGCCCAGTGGCAGCCCCGGCTGTTCGAATCGGCCCAGGCGTTTCTGAGCCAGCCGCGTGCAGACGTGCCCACCTGCCTGGTGCTGGACATCAACCTGCCCGACCTCAACGGCCTGGACCTGCAAGCCGCTATCGCCAACGAACGCCCGGACACGCCGATCATTTTCATCACCGGCTACGGCGACATCCCTCTGACGGTGCGCGCCATGAAGGCGGGGGCGGTGGAGTTCCTGACCAAGCCGTTCAATGATGACGTGCTTTTGACCGCGATTGCCGGTGCCCTCGAAAAGAGCCGCACCCTGCTGGACCAACAGGATCAATTGCGCGTCCTGCGGGCGGCCTACGCCACCCTGACGCCACGGGAGCAGGAAGTGATGACAAGGGTCGTCGCGGGGCATATGAACAAAGTCATTGCCTGCGACCTGGCGATCAGCGAGATCACGGTCAAGGCCCATCGGGGCAAGGCAATGCGCAAAATGAAGGCCCGCTCGTTGGCGGACCTGGTCAAGATGGCGGCTTTGCTGGCAAAGCCGCTGCATTGA
- a CDS encoding response regulator transcription factor: MEQPVLIAVVDDDESVRESLPDLLREFGFAVEAFSSAPAFLASPHVTGTRCLILDVAMPGMSGPELHATLQLRGHGIPVIFITAHGDAGDRLKLMRTGVVDCLMKPFSEAQLLKALSAAFPVL; encoded by the coding sequence ATGGAACAGCCTGTTCTTATAGCGGTTGTCGATGATGACGAATCGGTGCGCGAATCCCTGCCGGACCTGCTCCGGGAGTTCGGTTTTGCGGTCGAAGCGTTTTCCTCGGCGCCAGCGTTCCTGGCATCGCCCCATGTGACGGGCACGCGCTGCCTGATCCTGGATGTGGCGATGCCAGGCATGTCCGGCCCGGAACTGCACGCCACCCTCCAACTGCGCGGCCATGGCATTCCGGTGATCTTTATCACTGCCCATGGCGATGCCGGCGACCGGCTCAAACTGATGCGCACCGGCGTGGTGGACTGCCTGATGAAGCCGTTCAGCGAAGCGCAATTGCTCAAAGCGCTGAGCGCGGCCTTTCCAGTCCTCTGA
- a CDS encoding PAS domain-containing sensor histidine kinase: MSNEFDRVVDALPGVAFTAVADGSVDYVNQGWCAYTGHSASAAIGCGWQAAVHPDDLQTTLNAWREAVRSGEPYRKELRLRQADGAYRWFVSDGKPMRDSQGRILRWWVISVDINEQKRDKALIAHALAEVSASEDRLSNIINAIPGFVWSAAPDGSVGFVNQRWCDYTGMSLDEARGDGWARSVHPDDAEQLAQYWGALLQSGEAGEYEARLRRFDGDYRWFLVRAVPQRDAWGVVLRWYGENTDIEDRKRAEMLAASIAIERRLSEETLSKVRAELAHLTRVASLSTVTASIAHEVNQPLAGIITNASTCLRMLGADPPNVTGALETARRTIRDGNRAAEVINRLRALFSKKCITLEPVDLNEAAQEVIAMLLGELQRNDVKLIPEFADALPTVNADRVQLQQVILNLILNATEAMNTMTGRSRYLHVTTGLDEQQSVYLAVKDNGNGFDPQDAERLFQAFYTTKATGMGIGLSISRSIIERHDGVLWATAHDGPGATFRFALPRMTDQDADLTKEGI, encoded by the coding sequence ATGTCGAATGAATTCGATCGCGTCGTCGATGCACTGCCTGGGGTGGCCTTCACCGCCGTGGCGGACGGCAGCGTCGACTACGTCAACCAAGGCTGGTGCGCCTACACCGGACACAGTGCCAGCGCAGCCATCGGCTGCGGCTGGCAGGCGGCCGTGCACCCGGACGACCTGCAGACCACGCTCAACGCCTGGCGCGAGGCGGTACGCAGTGGCGAGCCCTATCGCAAGGAACTGCGCCTGCGCCAGGCGGACGGTGCCTACCGCTGGTTTGTCAGTGACGGCAAGCCGATGCGCGACAGCCAGGGCCGGATCCTCCGCTGGTGGGTGATCAGCGTGGACATCAACGAGCAAAAGCGCGACAAAGCCTTGATCGCCCACGCACTGGCCGAAGTCAGCGCCTCGGAAGACCGCCTCAGCAACATCATCAACGCCATTCCCGGATTTGTCTGGAGTGCGGCGCCCGACGGCAGTGTCGGCTTCGTCAACCAGCGCTGGTGCGACTACACCGGCATGAGCCTGGACGAAGCGCGCGGCGATGGCTGGGCGCGCTCGGTCCACCCCGACGACGCCGAGCAACTGGCACAGTATTGGGGTGCCCTGCTGCAGTCGGGCGAAGCCGGAGAGTACGAGGCGCGGTTGCGCCGCTTCGACGGCGACTACCGCTGGTTCCTGGTGCGCGCGGTACCGCAACGTGATGCGTGGGGCGTGGTGCTGCGCTGGTACGGCGAGAACACCGATATCGAAGACCGCAAGCGCGCCGAAATGCTCGCGGCGAGCATCGCCATCGAACGCCGGTTATCGGAAGAAACCCTGAGCAAGGTGCGCGCGGAGCTGGCGCACCTGACACGTGTGGCGAGCCTGAGCACCGTCACCGCCTCGATTGCCCACGAAGTCAATCAGCCGCTGGCCGGCATCATCACCAATGCCAGCACCTGCCTGCGCATGTTGGGCGCCGACCCGCCGAATGTCACCGGTGCCCTGGAGACCGCGCGGCGTACCATTCGCGATGGTAACCGCGCCGCCGAGGTGATCAACCGCCTGCGTGCGCTCTTTTCGAAGAAATGCATCACCCTCGAACCAGTCGATTTGAACGAGGCGGCACAGGAGGTCATCGCCATGCTGCTGGGCGAATTGCAGCGCAATGACGTGAAGCTGATCCCGGAATTTGCCGACGCGCTGCCCACCGTCAACGCCGACCGCGTGCAACTGCAACAAGTGATCCTCAACCTGATCCTCAATGCCACCGAGGCGATGAACACCATGACGGGTCGTTCGCGGTACCTGCATGTCACCACCGGGCTGGATGAACAACAGAGCGTCTACCTTGCCGTGAAGGACAACGGCAATGGTTTCGACCCGCAGGATGCCGAGCGCCTGTTCCAGGCGTTCTACACCACCAAGGCCACCGGCATGGGCATTGGGCTGTCCATCAGTCGCTCCATTATCGAGCGCCATGATGGCGTGTTGTGGGCCACCGCCCATGACGGCCCCGGGGCCACTTTCCGATTTGCCCTGCCGCGCATGACCGACCAGGACGCCGACTTGACCAAGGAGGGAATCTGA
- a CDS encoding organic hydroperoxide resistance protein has product MTAKQVLYTAKVHTTGARDGGTSRSDDGRLDILHSPPGSKGSGTNPEQLFAAGWSACFNGALGLAARKLKVELPADVAIDAEVDLCMEGDAYFLRARLNVSLPGLERNVALALIEGAHQTCPYSKAVRGNIDVVLNLV; this is encoded by the coding sequence ATGACCGCCAAACAAGTACTCTACACCGCCAAAGTCCACACCACCGGTGCCCGCGACGGGGGCACCTCGCGCAGCGACGACGGGCGCCTGGACATCCTCCATTCCCCGCCGGGCTCCAAAGGCAGCGGTACCAACCCCGAGCAACTGTTCGCGGCCGGCTGGTCGGCCTGTTTCAACGGCGCCCTGGGGTTGGCGGCGCGCAAGTTGAAGGTCGAGTTGCCGGCTGACGTGGCCATCGATGCTGAAGTCGACCTGTGCATGGAGGGCGACGCTTACTTCCTGCGGGCACGCTTGAACGTCAGCCTGCCGGGCTTGGAGCGGAATGTGGCGCTGGCGCTGATTGAAGGTGCCCACCAGACATGCCCGTACTCTAAGGCGGTGCGTGGCAACATCGATGTGGTGCTCAACCTGGTGTGA
- a CDS encoding quinone oxidoreductase family protein, with product MINAFGGPEVLAVQEVSLARPGPGQALVQVMAAGVNFMDTGARRGLGAASPLPLTLGAEGAGVVLAVGPEVTEVTPGDRVAWYYVPGSYAQQVIAPVSQLVPLPDDIGFETAAGLMMQGLTASNLVFDVHAIQKGDVAFIHAAAGGVGLMLTQMVKLLGGQAIGRVSHADKVDSVLAAGADYVVIGHAGHIAGQVERLVGKHAVNVVYDGTGNEGFNESLNLLDYFGTLALFGPFMDPIAPIDIFSIQRSVKLTYPVVMHHVRNRETLLARAQQLFAWVSTGRLKVNIGQHYSLAQAHQAHRDIESRRSTGKLIILPQA from the coding sequence ATGATCAACGCATTTGGCGGCCCCGAAGTCTTGGCCGTGCAAGAGGTTTCACTGGCCCGGCCAGGGCCTGGGCAGGCACTGGTTCAGGTCATGGCCGCCGGGGTGAATTTCATGGATACCGGCGCGCGCCGAGGTCTCGGCGCCGCCAGCCCGTTGCCGCTGACGCTGGGCGCAGAGGGCGCAGGCGTGGTGCTGGCCGTCGGGCCGGAGGTGACTGAGGTAACACCCGGTGATCGGGTGGCCTGGTATTACGTCCCTGGCAGCTATGCGCAACAGGTCATCGCCCCGGTCAGCCAATTGGTGCCGTTGCCCGATGACATCGGCTTCGAAACCGCCGCCGGCCTGATGATGCAAGGCCTCACCGCGAGCAACCTGGTGTTTGACGTGCACGCGATCCAGAAGGGTGACGTGGCATTCATCCACGCTGCGGCGGGGGGAGTAGGGCTGATGCTGACGCAGATGGTCAAGCTGCTCGGCGGCCAGGCGATTGGCCGGGTTTCCCATGCCGACAAGGTTGACAGCGTATTGGCGGCTGGCGCCGATTACGTGGTGATCGGGCACGCCGGGCATATCGCCGGTCAGGTCGAACGCCTGGTGGGCAAGCACGCGGTAAATGTGGTGTATGACGGCACCGGCAATGAAGGTTTCAACGAGTCACTCAATCTGCTGGATTACTTCGGCACCTTGGCCCTTTTCGGCCCGTTCATGGACCCGATTGCGCCGATCGATATCTTTTCCATCCAGCGCAGCGTCAAGCTGACCTACCCGGTGGTGATGCATCATGTGCGTAACCGCGAGACCCTGCTGGCCCGCGCGCAGCAGTTGTTCGCCTGGGTAAGTACTGGAAGGCTCAAGGTGAACATCGGCCAGCATTATTCATTGGCGCAGGCGCACCAGGCACATCGGGATATCGAGTCACGCCGCAGCACAGGCAAGCTGATTATCCTGCCTCAAGCCTAG
- a CDS encoding MFS transporter, translating to MSGQAISSATPGIPTWRAAWIVVGLCLLFNVIDGLDAMAMAFTASRVAAQWSLSAAQIGLLLSASLVGMACGSLGAAPMANRHGRRRVLLASLMLSGMTMVLCFWSQGYCTLLCLRLLTGIGVGAVLVGANVLTHDHAPPTRRSLAIALQSVAFALGATLGGVLAHLLNDGLGWRYVFLAGGGLTLLVGVAGVLWLRESASQVALAAERPGQGYRGLFSHGRWASTCTLACVCFLLMFGFYFVMNWTPMLLTHSGFSARHGITGGMLLTVGGMFGALLLGLGAIRWGCNRLLCMCLLLNAVLMLLMVTATRIPLLAIATGFTAGLLLYAAIAALFVLAPQTFDSSERTRGVGLVLAAGRLGAIVSPTFAGVLLDAQWRPQDLFTFYAGSQLLAALLIWRRRRPRLEAG from the coding sequence ATGAGTGGGCAGGCAATCAGTTCGGCTACACCGGGCATTCCGACGTGGCGCGCTGCGTGGATCGTGGTGGGGCTGTGCTTGCTGTTCAATGTGATCGACGGCCTGGACGCCATGGCCATGGCGTTCACGGCCAGCCGCGTGGCCGCGCAGTGGTCATTGAGCGCGGCGCAAATCGGCCTGCTGCTCAGCGCCAGCCTGGTGGGCATGGCCTGCGGCTCGTTGGGGGCTGCGCCGATGGCCAACCGGCATGGACGCCGCCGGGTGTTGCTGGCGAGCCTGATGCTCAGCGGCATGACCATGGTGCTGTGTTTCTGGAGCCAGGGTTATTGCACTTTGCTGTGCCTGCGCTTGCTCACGGGTATCGGCGTGGGCGCGGTGTTGGTGGGCGCCAATGTCCTGACCCACGACCATGCACCGCCCACCCGTCGCAGCCTGGCAATTGCCTTGCAATCGGTGGCCTTTGCGCTGGGCGCCACCTTGGGTGGGGTGCTGGCCCATCTGCTTAATGACGGCCTCGGTTGGCGTTATGTGTTCCTGGCAGGGGGCGGCCTGACGCTGTTGGTCGGCGTGGCCGGCGTGCTGTGGTTGCGCGAGTCTGCGTCGCAGGTAGCGCTGGCGGCCGAGCGGCCAGGCCAAGGTTATCGCGGTCTGTTCAGCCACGGACGCTGGGCATCGACCTGCACCTTGGCCTGCGTATGCTTTTTGCTGATGTTCGGGTTTTATTTTGTGATGAACTGGACCCCCATGCTGCTGACCCATAGCGGTTTTTCCGCACGCCACGGCATCACCGGCGGCATGTTGCTCACGGTTGGCGGCATGTTCGGTGCACTGCTGTTGGGCTTGGGTGCAATTCGCTGGGGCTGCAACCGGTTGCTGTGCATGTGCCTGCTGCTCAATGCCGTGCTGATGCTGCTGATGGTGACGGCCACGCGCATACCGCTGCTGGCGATTGCCACGGGGTTCACGGCCGGCCTGTTGCTCTATGCCGCCATTGCAGCGCTGTTTGTGCTCGCGCCCCAGACGTTCGACAGCTCCGAACGTACGCGCGGCGTGGGCCTGGTGCTGGCCGCGGGAAGGCTGGGGGCCATTGTGTCGCCCACGTTCGCCGGTGTACTGCTCGACGCCCAGTGGCGTCCCCAGGATCTGTTTACCTTCTATGCGGGCAGCCAATTGCTGGCTGCCCTGCTGATCTGGCGCAGGCGCCGGCCTAGGCTTGAGGCAGGATAA
- a CDS encoding epoxide hydrolase family protein, with protein sequence MLAASSHYLRLRCRASLLGLALLAGSQAAWAATDAIRPYRIHVDETQLTDLHKRIAAARWPDKETVNDTSQGVQLAQVQALVKYWGNGYDWRKAEAKLNALPEFMTTIDGVDIQFIHVRSRNPNALPLILTHGWPGSQFEFLKTIGPLTDPVAYGGRIEDSFDVVIPSIPGHGFSGKPTELGWGPDRVAKAWDVLMKRLGYQHYVSQGGDHGSVISDALGRLAPPGLLGIHLNMPATVPPELVKPINSGEPAPANLTEPERTAYNALSTFFGRNAAYGAMMVTRPQTIGYLLADSPAGTAAWMYEKFAAWTDSDGKPERVLSRDEMLDDISLYWLTNSGAASSRFYWENNNNNFSAAAQKTDTIKVPVTITAFPREIYQAPKTWAQRAYPSLSYYSQVSKGGHFAAWEQPQLFSEELREAFRPLRPLAKP encoded by the coding sequence ATGCTTGCAGCTTCGTCCCATTACCTGCGGCTTCGCTGCCGGGCCTCGTTGCTCGGCCTGGCGCTGCTCGCCGGCAGCCAGGCCGCGTGGGCGGCCACCGACGCCATCCGTCCTTACCGCATTCACGTTGATGAAACCCAACTGACCGACCTGCATAAACGCATCGCCGCCGCCCGCTGGCCGGATAAGGAAACCGTCAACGACACCTCCCAGGGCGTGCAATTGGCGCAGGTACAGGCACTGGTCAAGTACTGGGGCAATGGTTACGACTGGCGCAAGGCCGAGGCCAAGCTCAATGCGCTGCCTGAGTTCATGACCACCATTGACGGGGTCGACATCCAATTCATTCATGTGCGCTCGCGCAATCCGAACGCGCTGCCGTTGATTCTTACCCACGGGTGGCCGGGTTCTCAATTTGAATTCCTCAAAACCATCGGCCCGCTGACCGACCCGGTCGCCTACGGTGGCCGCATCGAAGATTCGTTCGACGTGGTGATCCCATCGATCCCAGGCCACGGTTTTTCCGGCAAGCCCACCGAACTGGGATGGGGCCCGGACCGGGTCGCCAAGGCCTGGGATGTGCTGATGAAACGCCTGGGCTACCAGCATTACGTGTCCCAGGGGGGCGACCATGGCTCGGTGATCTCCGACGCGCTGGGCCGCCTGGCGCCCCCCGGTTTGCTCGGCATTCACCTGAACATGCCGGCCACCGTGCCGCCTGAACTGGTCAAGCCGATCAACAGTGGCGAACCGGCGCCCGCCAACCTCACCGAACCTGAGCGCACGGCCTACAACGCGCTGAGTACCTTCTTTGGGCGCAACGCGGCGTACGGCGCGATGATGGTCACTCGCCCGCAAACCATCGGCTATCTGCTGGCCGACTCGCCGGCCGGTACGGCCGCCTGGATGTACGAGAAATTCGCCGCCTGGACCGACAGTGATGGCAAGCCCGAGCGTGTGCTCAGTCGTGACGAAATGCTCGACGACATCAGCCTGTATTGGCTGACCAACAGCGGTGCGGCGTCTTCGCGTTTCTACTGGGAGAACAACAACAATAACTTCAGCGCCGCAGCGCAGAAGACCGACACCATCAAGGTTCCGGTTACCATTACCGCGTTCCCCCGCGAGATCTACCAGGCCCCGAAAACCTGGGCCCAGCGCGCCTATCCCTCGTTGTCCTACTACAGCCAGGTCAGCAAGGGCGGGCATTTCGCCGCCTGGGAACAGCCGCAACTGTTCAGCGAGGAACTGCGCGAGGCCTTCCGCCCATTGCGCCCTTTGGCCAAGCCCTGA